One window from the genome of Allorhizobium ampelinum S4 encodes:
- a CDS encoding FixH family protein encodes MRNFTFNARSPLFAGAFLLGTANASLAGAQDYEFQAVQTEIKQGPAATVSVRLIDKRTGKTVPDAVIFTTRMDMAPDGMETMTTKVDLATSGEPGVYAFTTNLSMEGGWRFQVAAKVQGEPETVKGEVVLKAVP; translated from the coding sequence ATGAGAAATTTCACCTTTAACGCGAGGAGCCCGCTCTTCGCCGGCGCATTTCTGTTAGGCACCGCCAACGCTTCGTTGGCGGGAGCGCAGGACTACGAATTCCAAGCCGTCCAGACCGAGATCAAGCAGGGGCCGGCGGCGACCGTGTCCGTACGCCTGATCGACAAGCGCACGGGCAAGACCGTTCCCGACGCCGTTATCTTCACGACGCGGATGGACATGGCTCCCGATGGCATGGAAACGATGACCACAAAGGTAGACCTGGCAACCTCCGGGGAGCCGGGCGTCTACGCCTTTACGACCAATCTTTCCATGGAAGGCGGATGGCGTTTCCAGGTCGCCGCCAAGGTCCAGGGTGAGCCTGAGACCGTCAAGGGCGAAGTCGTCCTGAAGGCTGTCCCGTGA
- a CDS encoding efflux RND transporter permease subunit, with product MIANIISWSARNLVLIFVGATLSIAGGVYALRTLPLDAIPDLSDVQVIVFTDYPGQAPQVVEDQVTYPLTTSMLTVPKSKVVRGFSFFGVSFVYVIFEDGTDPYWARSRVLEYLNAAASRLPDEVSPSLGPDATGVGWVYQYAVVAKELSLAELRSLQDWVVRFAVSKSEGVAEVASVGGFVKQYSIVVDPARLKAQSVSLSDIANAVRSSNRDVGGRTIELSEFEFMVRGKGYLQGIKDIENIVLKTNAGVPLRLSDVARVELVPDERRGITELNGEGEVASGIVLQRDGANALTVIENAKESLAAVQNSLPAGTEIKPVYDRSTLIEAAIETLKATLIEESIVVALVTIAFLLHVRSALVAIIMLPIGILMAFMAMRALGLGSNIMSLGGIAIAIGAMIDAAIVMIENAHKHLERAPPGKPRTEVLIEAASEVGPALFFSLLIITVSFLPIFTLESQEGRLFGPLAFTKTFAMAAAALLSITLVPALMILFVRGRIVPEHKNPLNRLLIWIYRPVIAGVLKAKSLTILAAIVILAVTVWPVQHIGSEFMPSLDEGTLMYMPTTLPGLSVTKAAELMQTQDRIIKSFPEVETVFGKAGRALTATDPAPTEMFETIITLKPKSEWRPGVTSDSLKQEMDAALQFPGVSNAWTMPIRARIDMLSTGIRTPVGVKVYGTELKEMEKVARDIETVLKTVPGTSSAYAERVIGGYYLDIIPDRMALGRYGLSIDDVQDVIGMALGSEVVTSTVEGRERYGVAIRYPRAFRSDPQSIASDVQVSLPGGGTVPLGEVAKVKLTRGATTIRTENGQLALYIFVDIANRDLGGYVAEAQASVAASVEMPPGYSVAWSGQFEYLERAKARLMIVVPLTLALIFLLLYLNFKALTETLIVMLSLPFALVGGIWMMWWLSFNASVAVAVGFIALAGVAAETGVIMLIYLDHALRDEKAKCEVEGRIFGRQDLNRAIMFGAVERVRPKMMTVVAIMAGLVPILWSTGAGSEIMQRIAVPMIGGMVSSTLLTLIVIPAVYGLVKGYGLTGAREEKQVPASLAANRI from the coding sequence ATGATTGCCAACATTATCTCATGGTCCGCCCGCAACTTGGTCCTCATCTTCGTCGGCGCTACTCTTTCCATCGCGGGCGGCGTCTATGCGTTGCGCACGCTTCCGCTCGATGCCATCCCCGACCTCTCAGACGTCCAGGTCATCGTGTTCACCGACTATCCCGGCCAGGCTCCGCAGGTAGTCGAGGATCAGGTCACCTATCCGCTGACGACCTCGATGCTGACCGTGCCGAAGTCTAAGGTCGTCCGTGGGTTCTCGTTCTTCGGCGTTTCGTTCGTCTACGTGATTTTCGAGGACGGAACCGACCCCTACTGGGCACGCAGCCGCGTGCTCGAATATCTGAACGCGGCCGCGAGCCGCCTGCCGGACGAGGTGTCACCGAGCCTCGGTCCCGATGCGACGGGTGTGGGCTGGGTTTACCAATACGCCGTCGTCGCCAAGGAACTGTCGCTGGCCGAACTTCGGTCGCTTCAGGACTGGGTCGTGCGCTTTGCCGTCTCCAAATCCGAGGGCGTTGCCGAGGTGGCCAGTGTAGGCGGCTTCGTCAAGCAGTACTCCATCGTCGTTGACCCGGCCCGCCTGAAGGCCCAGAGCGTCTCGCTTTCCGATATCGCCAACGCGGTCCGCTCCAGCAACCGCGACGTCGGTGGGCGCACGATCGAGCTTTCCGAGTTCGAGTTCATGGTCCGGGGCAAGGGCTACCTGCAGGGCATCAAGGACATCGAGAACATCGTCCTCAAGACGAATGCGGGGGTTCCGCTGCGTCTGTCCGACGTGGCCAGGGTCGAACTGGTCCCAGACGAGCGGCGCGGCATCACCGAACTGAACGGCGAGGGCGAGGTCGCCAGCGGGATCGTCCTTCAGCGAGACGGAGCAAACGCGCTGACCGTTATCGAAAACGCCAAGGAAAGCTTGGCGGCGGTACAAAACAGTCTCCCGGCAGGTACCGAGATCAAGCCCGTTTACGATCGCTCGACGCTGATAGAAGCGGCAATCGAAACCCTCAAAGCCACGCTCATCGAGGAGTCGATCGTGGTCGCCCTGGTGACGATCGCGTTCCTCTTGCACGTTCGCAGCGCGCTTGTGGCGATCATCATGTTGCCTATCGGCATCCTGATGGCGTTCATGGCGATGCGTGCGCTCGGCCTCGGTTCGAACATTATGAGCCTGGGCGGTATCGCCATCGCCATCGGCGCGATGATCGACGCGGCCATCGTCATGATCGAGAACGCCCACAAACATCTCGAGCGTGCGCCACCGGGCAAGCCTCGAACCGAGGTCCTTATCGAAGCGGCGAGCGAAGTCGGCCCCGCGCTGTTCTTCAGCCTGCTGATCATCACCGTGTCGTTCCTGCCGATCTTCACGCTGGAATCGCAGGAGGGCCGCCTGTTCGGGCCACTCGCCTTCACCAAGACGTTCGCCATGGCGGCGGCCGCACTGCTGTCGATCACGCTTGTCCCGGCACTGATGATCCTGTTCGTCCGGGGCCGCATTGTCCCGGAACACAAGAACCCCCTCAACCGACTGCTGATCTGGATATACCGCCCGGTGATCGCTGGCGTCCTGAAGGCCAAGAGCCTTACGATCCTGGCGGCTATCGTAATCCTCGCCGTGACCGTCTGGCCCGTCCAGCACATCGGCAGCGAGTTCATGCCCAGTCTCGACGAAGGTACGCTGATGTACATGCCGACAACGCTGCCCGGCCTGTCGGTGACAAAGGCTGCCGAACTGATGCAGACGCAGGACCGGATCATCAAGTCGTTCCCGGAAGTCGAGACTGTGTTCGGCAAAGCGGGGCGCGCGCTGACGGCGACCGATCCGGCTCCGACGGAGATGTTCGAGACGATCATCACCCTCAAGCCGAAATCCGAATGGCGACCGGGTGTCACCTCCGACAGTCTCAAGCAGGAAATGGACGCTGCCCTCCAGTTCCCTGGCGTCTCCAATGCCTGGACCATGCCGATCCGCGCCCGCATCGACATGCTGTCCACGGGGATCAGGACACCCGTCGGCGTCAAGGTATATGGCACCGAGCTGAAGGAGATGGAGAAGGTCGCCCGTGACATCGAGACAGTCCTCAAGACCGTTCCCGGAACGTCCAGCGCCTACGCCGAGCGTGTTATCGGCGGATACTATCTCGACATCATCCCTGACCGCATGGCTCTGGGGCGCTACGGACTTTCCATCGACGACGTCCAGGACGTGATCGGGATGGCTCTAGGGTCCGAGGTCGTGACCTCGACTGTCGAGGGCAGGGAGCGGTATGGCGTCGCCATCCGTTACCCAAGGGCGTTCCGAAGCGATCCACAATCCATCGCCAGTGACGTCCAGGTCTCCTTGCCGGGTGGCGGTACGGTACCGCTCGGCGAGGTCGCTAAAGTTAAGCTCACCCGGGGTGCGACGACCATACGGACCGAGAACGGCCAGCTAGCCCTCTATATCTTCGTCGATATCGCCAATCGGGACCTCGGGGGTTACGTAGCGGAAGCCCAGGCTTCCGTTGCAGCAAGCGTCGAGATGCCTCCAGGATATTCCGTCGCCTGGAGCGGCCAGTTCGAGTATCTCGAACGGGCGAAGGCCCGGCTGATGATCGTCGTCCCGCTGACGCTCGCGCTGATCTTCCTGCTGCTCTACCTCAATTTCAAGGCGCTGACCGAGACGCTGATTGTCATGCTGTCCCTGCCGTTCGCTCTGGTCGGCGGCATCTGGATGATGTGGTGGCTGAGCTTCAACGCCTCTGTCGCCGTGGCAGTCGGCTTCATCGCGCTCGCTGGCGTCGCAGCCGAGACCGGGGTGATCATGCTGATCTATCTCGACCACGCTCTCAGGGACGAGAAGGCGAAATGCGAAGTCGAGGGCAGGATATTCGGACGGCAAGACCTCAACAGGGCTATCATGTTTGGAGCTGTCGAACGGGTGCGTCCCAAGATGATGACCGTCGTCGCGATCATGGCGGGCCTGGTACCGATCCTTTGGAGCACGGGTGCGGGGTCGGAGATCATGCAACGGATTGCCGTGCCGATGATCGGCGGAATGGTATCGTCCACATTGCTAACGCTAATCGTTATCCCCGCCGTCTACGGGCTGGTCAAGGGCTACGGATTGACGGGTGCGCGCGAGGAAAAGCAAGTCCCGGCATCCTTGGCCGCAAATCGGATTTGA
- a CDS encoding heavy-metal-associated domain-containing protein — translation MYEFNIQNMTCGHCKGTVEKAIKAADPAAVATVDLASKSATVETTLDPAIIGKAIQDAGYPVSYTTR, via the coding sequence ATGTATGAGTTCAATATCCAGAACATGACATGCGGCCACTGCAAGGGCACCGTCGAGAAAGCCATCAAAGCCGCCGATCCGGCTGCAGTCGCCACCGTAGACCTCGCTTCCAAGAGCGCAACTGTCGAAACAACGCTGGACCCGGCCATCATCGGCAAGGCGATCCAAGACGCGGGATATCCGGTGTCTTACACGACACGTTGA
- a CDS encoding helix-turn-helix domain-containing protein: MAGPTIENWVEQLGLQLVQDPDLEKPVYRKPYHGKVHLNAELDDKISTSIREARDKRSLSRSKIAPLLGLSNAVYHRYETSVSRLTVSRLIHLCEVLDATPEEILAPAAPHLWGENQEHSRLLQNTISEIRQLDTEGLERIFKLVVSMEKKPTPTAGR, translated from the coding sequence ATGGCAGGTCCAACGATAGAAAACTGGGTTGAACAACTCGGCCTACAGCTGGTCCAGGATCCTGATCTTGAAAAGCCGGTCTATCGGAAGCCCTATCACGGCAAAGTCCATCTGAATGCGGAACTGGACGACAAAATCAGTACGAGCATTCGGGAGGCCCGCGATAAACGGTCCTTGTCACGTTCCAAAATCGCTCCTCTGCTTGGCTTGAGTAACGCGGTCTATCATCGCTACGAAACGAGTGTTTCCCGACTGACCGTCTCCCGGCTAATTCATCTCTGCGAAGTTCTGGACGCTACGCCAGAGGAAATCCTAGCCCCTGCCGCTCCGCATCTATGGGGCGAAAATCAGGAACATTCCCGGCTCCTGCAAAATACGATCTCAGAAATCCGACAGCTCGACACGGAAGGTCTTGAGCGGATTTTCAAGCTGGTTGTCTCGATGGAGAAAAAACCGACACCCACGGCGGGCCGCTGA
- a CDS encoding DUF3846 domain-containing protein — protein sequence MTKTVTVYLLDPEAGTIQTVEIDARSAFAQTYTLIGCELVQVVPFDSHHVLVIDEDGLQDGLTSFTIADGYPQPLAGKIVLVGAQNGEHFTPLQMTIEDAAKLFTVCKPVLDPVFASIDETTMKGVILAGFLTGLQTRITRTMPTVMAGVKK from the coding sequence ATGACCAAAACAGTAACCGTTTACCTGTTGGACCCGGAGGCCGGGACCATTCAAACCGTCGAGATCGACGCGCGCAGCGCCTTTGCTCAAACCTACACCTTGATTGGATGCGAGCTGGTTCAGGTGGTGCCGTTCGATAGCCACCATGTGCTCGTCATCGATGAGGACGGGTTACAGGATGGACTAACATCCTTCACCATCGCAGATGGATACCCGCAGCCATTGGCCGGGAAAATTGTCCTTGTCGGTGCACAAAACGGCGAACACTTCACGCCTCTCCAAATGACCATCGAAGACGCCGCCAAACTGTTCACCGTGTGCAAACCGGTGCTTGATCCGGTTTTTGCGTCAATCGATGAGACGACCATGAAGGGGGTTATCCTTGCCGGTTTTCTGACCGGTCTGCAAACGCGGATCACTCGCACCATGCCCACCGTCATGGCGGGGGTGAAGAAATGA
- a CDS encoding restriction endonuclease, with amino-acid sequence MQPSEIMILAAALALFAAALLLRRLLRPKAKERRHRRKQDQARRVLAKINTIPLMPQRLAYLRKIDPLTFEELLLEAFERRGHVVRRNASYSGDGGLDGSVVIEGETYLLQAKRYGKHINRAHVAAFSAVLAARDCSGIFIHTGRTGAGAKDVAAANPNLTIVNGQRLLDFLNTGDIERSTGTHSRN; translated from the coding sequence ATGCAGCCCTCTGAGATAATGATCCTTGCGGCCGCGCTCGCGCTTTTTGCGGCCGCTCTGCTGTTGCGACGGCTGCTCCGGCCGAAGGCCAAGGAGCGACGTCACCGCCGCAAGCAGGACCAGGCCCGCCGCGTTCTGGCAAAGATCAACACCATTCCGCTAATGCCGCAGCGCTTGGCTTACCTTCGCAAGATCGATCCCCTGACATTCGAGGAACTTTTGCTCGAGGCTTTTGAGCGGCGCGGCCATGTCGTTCGGCGCAACGCGTCCTATAGCGGTGATGGCGGGCTGGATGGTTCGGTGGTTATCGAGGGAGAAACGTACCTTTTACAGGCAAAGCGATACGGCAAACACATCAACCGCGCTCATGTGGCGGCCTTCAGCGCTGTCCTCGCTGCACGGGACTGCAGCGGGATCTTCATCCATACCGGACGGACGGGCGCCGGCGCGAAGGATGTTGCAGCCGCGAACCCGAACCTGACGATCGTCAACGGTCAGCGGTTGCTCGATTTTCTCAACACCGGCGACATCGAACGATCGACCGGCACGCATAGCAGGAACTGA
- a CDS encoding DUF411 domain-containing protein, giving the protein MKRREFLWTLAAIGALPVVGKARAAGESMVVYKDPNCGCCRAWADAMTKAGFAVKAEDVDDINVVKDRFKVPGDLRGCHTAVVAGYYLEGHVPLEAVTRLLAEKPDIAGLAVPGMPLGSLGMGGSPSASYDVMSVGKDGASTLYQAVRSKG; this is encoded by the coding sequence ATGAAAAGAAGAGAATTCCTCTGGACACTGGCAGCCATCGGAGCATTGCCCGTTGTCGGAAAGGCGCGGGCAGCCGGCGAAAGCATGGTTGTCTATAAGGACCCGAACTGCGGCTGCTGCCGTGCCTGGGCCGACGCGATGACGAAAGCCGGGTTTGCCGTGAAGGCTGAAGACGTGGACGACATCAATGTGGTGAAGGACCGCTTTAAAGTCCCTGGCGATCTGCGGGGCTGCCACACCGCAGTCGTTGCCGGATACTACTTGGAGGGCCACGTTCCGCTGGAGGCGGTGACGAGACTGCTCGCGGAGAAGCCTGATATCGCGGGTCTCGCCGTACCGGGCATGCCTTTAGGGTCGTTGGGAATGGGGGGCAGCCCCAGCGCGTCGTACGACGTCATGTCCGTTGGGAAGGACGGCGCTAGCACGCTTTACCAGGCGGTCAGGTCAAAAGGCTAG
- a CDS encoding heavy metal translocating P-type ATPase: MTAIPKIEASKTLPLPTDFGIEGMSCASCVVRVEKAIAAVPGVASAIVNLATERATVTYNEVVPTEAVLQAIEKAGYEPKLETRELGVEGMTCASCVSRVEKALKSVQGVRQATVNLATEKATVRVVSGTSTLVLEDAVRAAGYEVRRITAVRSTDNDEDRRDREANRLTMSLALSAALTLPLFVLEMGSHFIPALHDWIMVNIGMGNNLVIQFVLATAVLFGPGLRFFRKGVPNLLHWTPDMNSLVVLGTSAAWGYSVVATFLPGVLPSGTANVYYEAAAVIVTLILLGRYLEARAKGKTSQAIKHLIGLQAKTAHVKRGEDFVEIEIGAVSLGDIVRIRPGEKVPVDGRLVDGGSYVDESMITGEPVPVKKSAGDDVVGGTINKTGSFTFEATKIDADTLLAQIIKMVEAAQGSKLPIQALVDRVTGWFVPAVIAAAALTFLAWLLFGPSPALTFALINAVAVLIIACPCAMGLATPTSIMVGTGRAAELGILFRKGEALQTLRDVDVVALDKTGTLTKGKPELTDFVVSDGFDRAETLRLVAGLETQSEHPIAEAIVAAAKADGLSLSDVSDFEAAPGYGVSGRIDGRTVLVGADRSMTKSGIDVSAFSAQAAALGDAGKSPLYAAIDGRLAAIIAVADPIKDTTPQAIKTLHALGLKVAMITGDNRRTAQAIARQLDIDEVVAEVLPDGKVEAVRKLRSGGRKVAFIGDGINDAPALSEADIGLAVGTGTDIAIESADVVLMSGDLNGVPRAIAISKATIRNIRQNLFWAFAYNVSLVPVAAGVLYPVNGTLLSPILAAGAMGLSSVFVLANALRLRRFKTT, from the coding sequence ATGACTGCCATCCCGAAGATCGAAGCCTCCAAGACCTTGCCCCTTCCAACCGATTTCGGGATCGAAGGCATGAGCTGCGCATCCTGCGTCGTGCGTGTCGAGAAAGCCATCGCCGCTGTTCCAGGGGTCGCTTCCGCCATCGTCAACCTCGCCACCGAGCGCGCAACCGTCACCTATAATGAGGTGGTACCAACCGAAGCTGTCCTCCAGGCTATCGAGAAGGCCGGTTATGAACCCAAACTCGAAACCCGCGAGCTCGGCGTCGAGGGCATGACCTGTGCCTCGTGCGTGTCCCGCGTCGAGAAGGCACTGAAGTCCGTTCAGGGTGTGAGACAAGCAACGGTCAACCTCGCGACCGAAAAGGCTACCGTTCGTGTCGTCTCCGGAACCTCCACACTCGTCCTTGAGGATGCCGTACGCGCCGCGGGCTATGAGGTGCGCAGGATAACCGCTGTCCGTTCCACGGACAACGACGAGGATCGTCGAGACCGCGAGGCCAACCGCCTGACGATGTCGCTGGCCCTGTCCGCGGCGCTGACGCTTCCTCTGTTCGTCCTAGAGATGGGGTCGCATTTCATCCCGGCCCTCCATGACTGGATCATGGTGAACATCGGCATGGGCAACAACCTCGTCATCCAGTTCGTGCTCGCCACCGCCGTCCTGTTCGGACCTGGGCTCCGCTTTTTCAGGAAGGGCGTTCCCAACCTGCTTCACTGGACCCCCGACATGAATTCGCTGGTGGTGCTGGGCACGTCGGCCGCTTGGGGTTATTCCGTCGTCGCGACGTTCCTGCCTGGTGTCCTGCCTTCTGGCACCGCCAACGTCTACTACGAGGCGGCAGCCGTTATCGTCACGCTGATCCTGCTCGGCCGCTACCTGGAAGCGCGCGCCAAAGGCAAGACCAGTCAGGCGATCAAGCACCTCATCGGCCTTCAGGCGAAGACCGCGCACGTGAAGCGAGGCGAGGACTTCGTCGAGATCGAAATCGGAGCCGTGTCACTCGGCGACATAGTGCGCATCCGCCCCGGCGAGAAAGTCCCGGTCGACGGCCGCCTCGTCGATGGTGGTTCTTACGTGGACGAGTCCATGATCACGGGCGAGCCCGTTCCGGTAAAGAAATCCGCTGGTGACGATGTCGTTGGCGGCACGATCAACAAAACGGGGTCCTTTACGTTCGAGGCGACGAAGATCGACGCGGACACGCTTCTCGCCCAGATCATCAAAATGGTCGAGGCGGCGCAGGGCTCGAAGCTGCCGATCCAGGCGCTTGTCGATCGGGTCACGGGATGGTTTGTCCCGGCTGTCATCGCCGCGGCCGCCCTCACCTTCCTGGCTTGGCTGCTGTTTGGCCCCTCGCCGGCGCTCACCTTTGCTCTGATCAACGCCGTCGCCGTACTGATCATCGCCTGCCCTTGCGCTATGGGCCTTGCCACCCCGACGTCCATCATGGTCGGCACTGGGCGCGCAGCCGAACTCGGTATCCTCTTTCGCAAGGGCGAAGCGCTCCAGACACTGCGCGATGTCGATGTCGTCGCATTGGACAAGACCGGCACATTGACGAAGGGCAAACCGGAATTGACAGACTTCGTGGTCAGCGACGGCTTCGACCGCGCCGAAACGCTGCGGCTAGTGGCAGGCCTGGAGACGCAGTCCGAACACCCGATCGCCGAAGCCATCGTCGCAGCGGCGAAGGCCGACGGCCTTTCACTTTCCGACGTCTCTGATTTCGAGGCTGCCCCCGGCTACGGGGTGAGCGGCCGGATCGACGGCCGGACAGTGCTGGTCGGTGCCGACCGATCCATGACGAAAAGCGGCATCGACGTCTCGGCGTTCTCGGCGCAGGCGGCCGCCTTGGGCGATGCGGGCAAGTCACCGCTCTATGCCGCTATCGACGGCAGACTGGCCGCGATTATCGCAGTGGCCGACCCCATAAAGGACACGACGCCGCAAGCCATCAAGACCCTGCATGCGCTCGGTCTCAAGGTCGCGATGATCACGGGGGACAACAGGCGCACCGCCCAGGCCATCGCCCGCCAGCTCGACATCGACGAAGTCGTCGCCGAAGTCCTGCCGGACGGCAAGGTCGAAGCGGTCCGCAAGCTGCGGAGCGGCGGGCGCAAGGTGGCTTTCATCGGCGACGGCATCAACGATGCGCCGGCCCTTTCGGAAGCCGACATTGGCCTCGCGGTCGGGACCGGAACCGACATCGCTATAGAAAGTGCCGACGTCGTTCTGATGTCGGGTGATCTGAATGGCGTGCCGCGTGCGATTGCCATCAGCAAGGCGACAATCCGCAACATCCGGCAGAACCTGTTCTGGGCCTTCGCCTACAACGTCAGCCTCGTGCCTGTTGCGGCCGGCGTCCTCTACCCGGTTAACGGCACGCTGCTGTCGCCGATCCTCGCCGCTGGCGCGATGGGCCTGTCCAGCGTGTTCGTACTGGCCAACGCCCTGCGCCTGCGACGCTTCAAGACAACCTGA
- the cueR gene encoding Cu(I)-responsive transcriptional regulator, with product MNIGEASKASGVSTKMIRYYEQIKLITPAHRTESSYRTYGDSDVHTLQFIRRARDLGFSVEQMKTLLALWRDRSRASSDVKAIALEHIAELERKAAAIAAMTKTLKHLASHCHGDDRPDCPIIEGFADTLENIGPGMPSKFGLANVV from the coding sequence ATGAACATCGGTGAAGCATCCAAGGCTTCGGGCGTCTCGACCAAGATGATCCGCTATTACGAACAGATCAAGTTGATCACGCCCGCACACCGTACGGAGTCCAGCTACCGCACATACGGCGACAGCGATGTCCATACGCTGCAGTTCATTCGCCGTGCTCGTGACCTCGGGTTTTCGGTCGAACAGATGAAGACGCTGCTAGCCCTGTGGCGGGACCGTTCGCGGGCAAGCTCCGACGTCAAGGCGATCGCGCTTGAACACATCGCGGAACTCGAGCGCAAGGCTGCGGCGATTGCCGCTATGACGAAGACGTTGAAGCATCTCGCCAGCCATTGCCACGGCGATGATCGGCCGGACTGCCCGATCATCGAAGGTTTCGCCGACACCCTGGAGAACATCGGGCCTGGTATGCCATCCAAGTTTGGCCTCGCCAACGTTGTCTAA
- a CDS encoding helix-turn-helix domain-containing protein yields the protein MSRFEPLTVEIGRRLEIVRQDAGSSPDKFASSLNVSQELYQAYADGEAEMPMAVMRALYDVHGVNPAWLLAGEQDRYMPKGPVAAQ from the coding sequence ATGAGCAGGTTTGAGCCGTTGACGGTCGAAATAGGACGACGCCTTGAGATTGTCCGACAAGATGCCGGAAGTTCACCAGACAAATTCGCGTCCAGCCTGAACGTGAGCCAAGAGCTCTATCAGGCATATGCGGACGGAGAGGCTGAAATGCCGATGGCGGTCATGAGAGCGCTCTACGATGTACACGGGGTCAATCCCGCTTGGTTGCTGGCAGGCGAACAGGACCGATACATGCCCAAAGGACCTGTTGCGGCGCAGTAA
- a CDS encoding efflux RND transporter periplasmic adaptor subunit, with translation MNIPRIIATLSLAAIVGGGGYWAGKYDVGAFFQGGVKGTGMAAEAEPRREGTGAVIYYRHPDGLAEYSATPKNTDDGRLFVPVRASEDISLGPSGAVAPSPDTASVSLERKILYYRNPMGLPDTSKVPKKDSMGMDYLPVYDGDVSDSSTVKVPLGKLQRTGVRTALAEVTTVSRKIRVPGTVTLDERRVSIISMRADAFVEDVANVTTGDAITKGENLFQFYSKEIATAGAEYAAEMRNGAKSNPDSGAALRLKNLGVPTATIGSIASERKVPQSIAYTSPRDGVVLERMAVSGMMAEAGDILFRIADVSRVWVIADVPEYELSAVRKGAVVSVIVRNLPGTTFKGTVDLIYPEVQMQTRTTKVRIELPNPSGQLMSNMYAEVEIEAGSGNPVVAVPNSSVIDTGDRQLVFIDKGEGRFEPMNVALGVRGEDMTEITKGIAAGDRVVVSANFLLDAESNLNAALSALTADEVKP, from the coding sequence GTGAACATCCCGCGCATCATTGCCACGCTCTCCCTCGCCGCGATCGTCGGCGGGGGAGGCTATTGGGCCGGGAAGTACGATGTCGGTGCATTTTTTCAGGGGGGCGTCAAAGGGACCGGGATGGCCGCCGAGGCGGAACCGCGACGCGAAGGAACGGGAGCGGTGATCTATTACCGCCATCCGGACGGGTTGGCCGAATACTCCGCCACGCCAAAGAACACCGATGACGGGCGGCTATTCGTTCCTGTTCGAGCAAGCGAGGACATCAGCCTCGGCCCAAGCGGAGCCGTCGCGCCGTCACCCGATACGGCATCCGTCTCACTCGAGCGTAAAATCTTGTACTACCGCAACCCCATGGGGCTTCCCGACACGTCCAAGGTTCCGAAGAAGGATTCAATGGGGATGGACTATCTTCCCGTCTATGACGGCGACGTCAGCGACAGTTCAACGGTGAAGGTCCCTCTCGGTAAACTCCAGCGGACGGGGGTGAGGACTGCGCTGGCCGAAGTGACAACCGTCAGCCGGAAAATCCGAGTCCCCGGGACAGTCACATTGGACGAGCGTAGGGTGAGCATCATTTCGATGCGGGCAGATGCCTTCGTGGAGGACGTGGCGAATGTCACGACCGGCGATGCGATCACGAAGGGCGAAAACCTCTTTCAGTTCTATTCAAAGGAGATCGCCACCGCCGGAGCGGAATACGCAGCCGAGATGCGCAACGGGGCAAAGTCCAACCCTGACTCCGGGGCGGCGCTTCGTTTGAAAAATCTGGGCGTGCCCACGGCAACGATCGGCAGCATCGCGAGCGAGAGGAAAGTGCCGCAAAGTATCGCTTACACGTCGCCGCGTGACGGCGTCGTGCTCGAGCGTATGGCTGTGAGCGGCATGATGGCCGAGGCTGGCGACATTCTTTTTCGCATCGCAGACGTGTCCAGGGTCTGGGTAATCGCCGACGTGCCGGAATATGAGCTAAGCGCGGTCCGCAAGGGAGCCGTCGTTTCCGTGATCGTCCGCAATCTGCCCGGTACGACATTCAAGGGGACGGTCGATCTCATCTATCCCGAGGTCCAGATGCAGACCCGGACGACGAAGGTCAGGATCGAGCTTCCGAACCCTAGCGGCCAACTGATGTCCAACATGTATGCCGAGGTCGAGATCGAAGCCGGATCTGGAAACCCAGTCGTCGCCGTTCCCAACAGTTCGGTCATTGACACGGGCGACCGCCAGCTCGTCTTCATCGATAAGGGCGAGGGCAGGTTCGAACCGATGAACGTCGCGCTGGGTGTCCGAGGTGAGGACATGACCGAGATCACCAAAGGGATCGCCGCTGGCGACCGTGTGGTCGTGTCGGCCAACTTCCTGCTGGACGCCGAAAGCAACCTGAACGCCGCGTTGAGCGCGCTGACAGCGGATGAGGTGAAACCATGA
- a CDS encoding type II toxin-antitoxin system VapB family antitoxin: protein MPLYIKDPEVDTLTEELIRLTKTSKVDAVKTALRREIASRKGSLPMRERLAKSLAMARDAGPFAPGDHKRETDEMWGED, encoded by the coding sequence ATGCCGCTCTACATCAAAGATCCGGAAGTCGATACGCTCACCGAAGAGCTGATCCGCTTGACCAAAACATCCAAGGTTGATGCCGTGAAGACGGCGCTTAGGCGCGAGATCGCCAGCCGCAAGGGCAGCTTGCCCATGCGCGAGCGCCTGGCTAAGTCTCTCGCGATGGCGAGGGACGCCGGTCCCTTTGCGCCGGGGGATCACAAACGAGAAACTGACGAAATGTGGGGCGAAGACTGA